The following nucleotide sequence is from Alteromonas sp. V450.
TAAACAGCATTTCGATGCCGAGCATACGCAGTTGTTTACTTTCGCGCTTGATGACGGACATGAAATCGTTATGGTACGCGCAATTGCAACCGCTAAAAGTACAGCGTTACCTTCACCTCCGCCAGTAGACAGCCGGTATACACTGGAAGACAGTAAAATAGCAGATAGCGAGATTTACTACGAAGGTGAGTATCACAAAGCTGCTATATACGAGCGCAGTAAGCTTCATGCACAACTTGCCGTTTCAGGCCCTGCCATAATCAGTGAAATGGATTCTACCACCGTCATTTTGCCCGGCTATATCGCCAGCATTGATGATATCGGTAATTTGCTTATCAACCCACAAAGCACGGGTAACTAGGAGGATTTATGAATAATAAAATAAAACAATCGAACACAGCTCCTCTTGCCCGAGTAGAGGTGGATACGGTAACGGTTGACATCATTGAAAATGCGCTGCGTAACGCGCGTGAAGAAATGGACGCCGTATTATTTAGAACGGCAATGAGCCCAGGTATCCGCGAGCAAGGCGACTGTTTTCCCATGATTGCCAACAAAGACGGCAAAATGGTTGTTGGTCAGTTTGGCTCGTTTATTCATGGCTTTTTAAGTGCCTTCGATGGTGAGTTAGAGGAAGGTGACATCATACTCACTAACGATCCATATATGACAAACGCGGCGGTGTCTCACTTACCAGACTGGATAGTATTAGTGCCTATTTTCAAAGACGGAAGACACATTGCGTGGTCAGCCATGTTTGGACATATGTCAGATAATGGCGGCATGGTGCCTGGTTCCATTCCCATTAAAGCGGAAACTATTTTCCAAGAAGGGATACGTATACCGCCAACTAAGTTATACAAAAAAGGCGTACTGCAGGAGGATATACTCGAACTAATCTTACACAATGTACGCACACCTCAATGGAATCGCTTCGATTTAAATGCCTTGGTTGCAGCGTGTAAAACTGCCGCTAAACGGTGTCAGGAAATTGCAGAGCGATTTGGCGACGACACATTCTATTCCACCATGGAAATTATGCTAGAGCGCAACCATACGGCAATGCAGGCCATCATCAATATGATAGTGCCAGAAGAGCCACGGGTGTTTGAAGATTACCTGTGTGATGATGGCGTAGGAATGGGGCCTTACAAAATTCGCTGTAAAATGTGGCGTGAAAACGGAAAAGCTATCTTCGATTTCGATGGCACCGATCCGCAGGCAAAAAGTTCAATTAACTTCTACCTCAATGAAGACATGTTCAAAATGTTTTTTGGCTCTTTCACGATCAACTTGGTAGATCCGCAAATTCTCTTCAATGACGGTTTTTACGATTTAGTAGACGTTAGAATTCCTCAAGGAAGCCTATTAAAACCGAATTATCCTGCTGCGTTGTCGGGAAGAACGCATGCGCTAGGACGTATTTTCGACGTAATGGGCGGGTTACTTGGACAAGGTGCACCAGAAGCAATGAATGCTGCAGGGTTCTCAGACTCTCCACACTTATTCTATTCAGGGTATGACGCCAACGGAGAGTGGTTCCAGCTGTTTCAAATTGGTTTTGGTGGGATCCCTGGAAGACCCGTTGGAGATGGACCTGATGGGCATTCGCTTTGGCCCGGTTTTACCAATGTGCCAAACGAATTTATTGAGGCCTACTTCCCGCTGCGCGTAGAGACATACGAAACCATTCCTGATTCTGGCGGTGCAGGTTTGCACAGGGGCGGGAACGGTTTGTCAGTAGGTTATCGATTCTTGTGTGATGGTGCTATTGCTATACACGATGACAGGTGGCTTACCTATCCGTGGGGCGTAAACGGTGGCTTGCCCGGTAAACGTTCAACAAAGCGTTTGGTGCGCGCCGATGGCAGCGTTGAAATACTGCCTGCTAAATGTGAAGGCATTACCGTTAAGGCCGGTGATTTACTGTATTTCGACACCTGGGGCGGTGGCGGCTGGGGGGACCCATTAGAACGAGACCCGAGTGCGGTAGCCGAGGATGTCGAAAAAGGGCTTGTCACTGAAAGTGGGGCTCGCCGCTACGGCGTGGTTATCCAAAATGGTTTGGTTGATGAGTCTGCCACAGCAGCACTTCGTTCAGAGCTAAGAGAAAGCCGTGGTGAATTACCATTATTTGACAGAGGTGGTTCAATTGAGGAGATAAAGGCGCGGGCGCTTGAAGAAACAGGGTTACCTGCACCTGTGTCTCCATCTTTTCATCCTGTGAGGCAGTAACATGCAGTTAACCACGAGTGATTTGCATACCCAGGGCGTTGAGTTCGGTCAACGTCCAGCGCTTATAGTGGTTGATATGAGCGTGGGTTTTGTGTCTCCTGAAAGCCCCTTAGGGGGCCACTTTAGTTCACAAATACATGCTGCTGCGAAATTAATAGACCATTTCTACGCCAAAGACCTTCCCGTCTTTTTTTCTACCGTAGTATATGACTCGCCTCAGCAGCAGTCGGTGTTTAGAACGCACTTACCTTCACTGGATGTTTTGCAGCGCGGTAGTGAGTGGGTGTCGATAGATCCGCGCTTAACCGTAAGCAGTAAGGCCACGATAATAGAAAAAACAGCACCGAGTGCATTTTTCAACACCGCACTGCAAGAGCAACTTCTTAAGCAACGCATAGACAGCTTGATGGTGTGCGGCCTTACAACCAGCGGATGTGTTAGGGCCACTGTTGTAGATGGACTGTCTTACAACTACCCGGTGTGGGTAGTCGAGCAAGCATGCGGTGATAGAAATGCTGATGCACACGCCGCAAACCTTCACGATATGCACGCCAAATACGCAAAAGTAGTGAGCTTTCACCACGTAGCAGACTACTTCAAAGCACATTCTGTTGCTAAACCACAAAAAGCAGGAGCTGAGTAAAATGGCGAAAACCCTTTACGATAAGCTGTGGGAAAAACACTACGTTACCTCGGTAGATGGTGACGCATTACTTTACATCGACCGACATCTAATTCATGAAGTTACGTCTCCTCAAGCTTTTGACGGCTTAGCTCAAAAAGGCAGAAAGGTAAGACGCCCAGAGTTAACAATTGCCACCATGGATCACAGTATATCTACCCGTTCTGAGCGCTTAGATGCGTGCGGTCCTAAGAATGCCCTTCAACTGCAAACGCTTATTCAAAACTGCAGAAAGAACGATATTGTGTTGTATCCCGTTGGTGACAGCAATCAAGGGATTGTGCATGTGATGGGACCTGAGATGGGCCTGATCCTTCCGGGAATGACCGTAGTGTGTGGCGACTCCCATACGGCCACCCATGGCGCACTTGGAACACTTGCCTTCGGTATAGGTACTTCCGATGTGGAACACGTGCTTGCAACGCAAACAATACGTCAATCGAAAGCAAAAAATATGCGTGTTGAGTTTACAGGAACGTTGCCTGAGGGGGTGTTTGCGAAGGACATGGTGCTAGCCCTTATTCGTAAAATTGGTCACGACGGCGCAACGGGACACGTTATTGAATATTGTGGAGAAGCTATTCGTTCACTGTCTATGGAAGGACGTATGACAATATGCAATATGAGCATAGAAGCCGGCGCTAAGGCTGGAATGGTGGCACCTGATGAAGTTACATTTGCCTACCTAAAAGACAAGCCTTTTTCACCAAGTGGTAAGCAATTTGAAGATGCTAAAGCACAATGGCAACAACTGTTTTCGGATTGTGACGCGACTTTTGATGCAACAGTTTCTATAGATGTTTCATCACTCTCTCCTCACGTTACGTGGGGCACAAATCCTGGTCAAGTTGTTGGCATTGATGAACCTATTCCACTCACACCTGACGAAGGTAATGATAACACTAAACAAATAGCGAAAAAGGCGCTTGATTACATGCGGCTACAGGCGGGTGATACTTTACAAGGTGTAGCTGTCAGCCATGTATTTATTGGGTCTTGCACTAACAGCCGAATTGAAGATCTGAGAGAAGCGGCGAAAATAGCTGAAAAAGGCCGTGTAGTTGAGGGCGTCAAAGCGATTGTTGTACCGGGCTCTGTGCGCGTTAAACAAATTGCTGAAGCAGAAGGGCTCGACAAAATATTCATAAAAGCCGGCTTCGAATGGCGATTGCCGGGGTGTTCAATGTGTTTGGGTATGAATGACGACGTACTACAGGAAGGTGATAGATGCGCTTCTACCAGCAATCGTAATTTTGAGGGGCGACAAGGGCGAGGGGCACTGACTCATCTTGTAAGTCCGGCAATGGCCGCAGGCGCTGCTCTCACCGGCAGCATTACTGACATTAGAAACTTAAAAGAAGCACTACTATGACGCCAATTAACACAGTTAGCTCTATCGCTATTCCCTTTAATCACGACAATGTCGATACAGATCAACTACTGCCTAAACAGTTTTTAACAGAGATATCGCGAAAAGGGTTTGGTAAGCACCTATTGCACGATATACGTTACTTAGATCAGTACGAACAGGTTCCTAATCCAGACTGCGTGCTGAATAAAACTGAATATTCAGGGGCGGAGATTTTTATCGCGGGAGATAATTTTGGATGTGGTTCAAGTCGAGAGCATGCCCCATGGGCACTCGCAGATTTTGGCATTAAAGTGATCATTGCAAAAAGCTTTGCCGACATTTTTTATACTAATTGCTTGAATAACCAAATTCTGCCTGTGGCGTTAGTAGGTCACGCCGTTGATACGCTAGCAAGTGTATGTCAGAGCTTGCCCAGCCAGACTATTACCGTAAATTTACCCAAACAATTAGTAACTTGTGCAAACAATGAGTACCGCTTTAACCTTGCAGCACATCACAAACAGAACCTTATGCTGGGTATCGATAAAATAGGACGAACGTTAATGGAAGAAGGGGCGATTAAAACCTATGAACGTACTTCTGTTGGCAGTATGTAACGAAGTATAAGTGTGACGAAAGGTATACTTTTGGCTAATTAAAACGCTGTGAGTTAACGCTGCCTTATATTTAGACTACTATAAGCAAGACATTAATAGTAGCGGTCAAAAGATGGGTAGACAGAAGTACAGCACCGAACTTAGTTATTCAAATGGTATTTTAACGGCAAGATTATCCGGTATTTTTAACGAGATTAGTGCAGAGCGTTATCGGAAAGATTTGTTTAGTGCGGTAGAGGAACTTGAAGGTGCGCCTTTTGCCTTGTTAGCCGATATAAGTGGTGTTGAAGGCGCAACGCCTGAAGCATTTGACATGGTGAAGTATATCGTGAATCAGCTACCCTCTATGGGCCTGAGTCACAAGGCTTACGTATATAAAGGCGCCGTTATAAAAGGGATAATGTTTCAACGGATCCCCGAGTTGAAAGAATTGGAATATCTGTTTTTCGAAAATTTTGAAGAGGCTTACGCTTTTCTGTTATCGAAAACGTCATCATGACCCATCGCTTTACGATTAATCTTGGTGTAGCGCTTGCCCTGTTGGTGCGACTCTTGCGTAGGTGAAACTCTTATATATACAAAAAGATATTGACCATATTCGGCATTACTAAACGCGTAATCAACGTGGTCTGTTGGCAAAGTTCGAGATTGCCCACTATTACTAAAGGTTTTTTATGGAAGGAGAAAGCTTGGTAGATACACAAAAAATCTATGCAATAGTCGGTCTTCTAGTGGTCGTCGCCGTCCTGTTTTTAGTGAAACGCCTTATTTTGGTGCGTTTTAAAGCCAAAGCACGTTCAGAAACGAGCAGTATGTCCGATATTTATCGGGTTTTAGTGCTGTCTTTCAATGCACCATTTAACTTATTAATATTCATCGTTTTTTTGGTGTTGGTTAAACGCATTATTGTGCTGTTCAGTGCCGATGAAAAGATGGCTGCCGATGTACTTGCCGTGTTTATTGAAGCGGGCCTCATCATTACGGTATTTCTTTTTTTCGAAAGGTTTGTTACCTACACGCTAAAACGTTATCGAGACCAATCAAGTATTGTTAAAAATACCAGCGCCATAGCGGGAGGGGCGGTACGCGCGGTGTTCGCTGTGGTAGCAATATTGATAATATTAAATTCCATGGGGATTTCTGTAACGCCTGTTGTAGCGTCGTTGGGAATAACTTCATTGGCGGTAGCGCTTGCACTTCAACCTACACTGGAAAACTTCTTTTCGGGTATTCAGCTGGTAATGGATAAACCCATTAGAATAGGCGACTTTATTGAGCTGGATTCAGGTGAGCAAGGCTTTGTTGAAAAAATTGGTTGGCGGTCAACGTGGGTAAGAATGTTGCCAAATAACATCGTGATAATGCCTAACAGCAAGTTATCAAACTCAAAGCTGATAAACTATTACTATCCCGAGAGGGAGCTTTCGGTACCGGTAGAAGTGGGAGTACACTACAGTTCAGACCTAGAACATGTTGAGAAAGTGTGTTTAGAGGTGGCGAATGTGGTGTTAAAAGAGCACGAATATGGTGTAGAGTCGTACAAGCCGTTTGTGCTATTTCATACCTTCGACAATTCGAGTATTAATTTAACGGTGATGCTGCGAACACGCGAATATTTCAACCGCTTTTTTATAAAAAGCGCGTTTATAAAACAGTTAAAAAAGCGGTTCGATGAAGAAGGCATCGTTATCCCATTCCCTATTACTGCGGTAAATATGACACAAGAGAGTGCAGAAGAACTTACCAACGCTGGTACAGGTTCAACAACAGTTAAGCGATAATATGTGTTGTCTCAACTGATTGTTTTGCAAACGTTAGTCATGCTATTTGAAACGACTGATTAACTTGCGCCACCACGATATAGGTGAGGCCTCGCGACGTGCTTCGCATTTTGTTTTTTTAGGGCGGCGTGATGCCACCACAGTAACCCCCTTGTGAGTGGCTATTGATTTTCCATCTGTCGTCATTATGCACATGAAATCATCGGGCTTTTCATTATCCATTGTTTATCCGTAGTTGAGTTTCACGTAAAGATTGATAAAAATACCGGTTAGCATAAATAAGAGCAAGCATTGCAAATCTAAGTAGGAGTCATTTATTTGTGAGGTATTTGGCTTAAGGCTTCTCTAAACTTAGTGGGGTTCTCCTGTAGGTAGACAAAAGCAAGCTTATCACTGCTGTTATGTATGCCTTGCCGCATTGACGTTTCATATAGCCAAAACGCAAACACGCATTCTTCTACAAGAATACTTTAAAAAATGGACTGCACGGGGGGGATATGACGACGGAAGTCAGCCGCGAACAACTGAGAAAAGCAAAATTGGGCGTCTGCTTTGTCGCTTTGATTGCCTTAATATTTGTCATCGTATTCTCAATAAATGTATATAAAGGGCTATCTGGCCCAATTACTTCCATAAATTGGATACCCCACCAAGCAACGCTAATAAGTGTCGCTATTGACGAAACGGTTACAAAATCTACTAGCGAAAATCGAAGTCAATATACATTGTACGCGCCCCGGATAATGTATAAATATACCACTGATGGTAACGAGCATATCGGAAGAAAAGTTACCTGGAATGAAATATATGATGACGGTTTTATGCTTCGACTGGCACATGAATTAAAGAGAAAGTTAGCCGCCGCCGAACCAATTGTCGTTTACGTAAACCCACATAACGGGGCAGAATCCATTCTGATTAAAAATGTTATTTGGGAACATATGTCGATGTTGCTCGTTGGTTTTGGTATTTCGTGGGCAGCTTTGCTTTGGTTTGTGTATATCCTCGCTTTTAAATTGAAATACCAGAAATAGTTAGCTTGGATCCAATCGGATACTTCTAAGCTTTACCTTTTTCGAATGATATCGAGAATTCGATAGTGAATGATTTGAGAGAGAAGCAAGGTGTCATCTCCGGTGGTATTAACAAACTGAACAACAACGGTGTCGATATCGGCATAATAACGGGCACGACTCCAGTAACCCAATACCCAGCCATCGTGCTGGTACTTGTAAAGGCCTCGATAAATCTCGGCTTCTTCGTCGGTAAATAAGGAGCCATCATTGAGTGCCCTAACAAATTTTCCTACCGCTTCTGCTGTTGAGATCATTCCTTGGTCAAGATATTTAAAATCATCAGGATATCCAATGTAATAACCACTCATAACCCTATCTTGGTTAACCTCATTGACCGACATATACGTGTCCTCAATACCCAAGGGGAGTAACATTTCTTGTTTAATAAATCTCCCGTAATCGTAACCGAGTACTTTTGTCATGATCCTGTGCAGCAACAGGTAATTGGTATTTGAGTAGTTATAATCTGTGTCTGGCTCAAAATCAGCGGGCTTATCAAGAATCAACGCTAAACCATCGATATTCGATTTGCTCCAGTCAAATTCTTCAACATCAGTAAAATTTGGAATGCCACTTCGGTGTTGGATCATCATGCGAAGCGTAATTTTGTCGGCGTATTGAATACTCTCACTTAATTCCGGCATATACTCAGCGAGTGTTTTGTCCAATGACAGTGTTTTTTTAGCGACAAGTTTTACAACGGCAGACGCATCATAAAGCTTTCCAATACTTGCTATTTTAAACAGTGCACGGGGATCAGCAGGTGTTTTAGTTTTGCGATTGTGAAAACCCTCGGCATAAAACTCAGGCGGCTCGCCGTTCCTATCAACGTATACGATAATTCCATCTAATCGTTCGTCTACGGCATTCGCTAGCTCTTGTTCTATCGTATCTGGCGTAGGTTTTAGGTAATAGAGCCCGAACTCCCACGGCGCGAACACATAAATGCTAGTTGTGGTTAAAACGGCGGCAGTGATAATACGTATAGCCGCTAGTTTAAATTTTTTCACCTTACAGCTCCTAAGCTCTGTCGCGTTGTAAGCGATATTACTTAACGTTTATTTGTAGCAGCAACGCATTTTTTACCTGGTGAATAAATTAAATATCAATTCTGGAACGATTGTATAACTGTATAAACTAGTTAAGTTGAAACGTTTTGCGCCATTCACTCGGGGAAACACCAAACTTTTGTTTGAAATGATGGCGAAGGCTTACCACAGATTGAAACCCTGAAAGCTGAGAAACTTGCTCTATGTTATGGGTTGTTTGCTCTAACAAGCTCTGGCAAAGACGAAGGCGTTGTACCAATATCCACTGCCCCACACTCTGTCCGGTTAGTGCACGGAAATGTCTTGTGAATGTTCTGCGGCTCATTCCTAAACGGCTAGCTAACACATTAATGGTATAGGGTGCGGTAACATCTGACAGTATTTCGTCCATGAGTTCGGCCAATTTTAAGTCAGTCACTTTGCCTGGAACGGGTAGTTCAATAAACTGTGATTGATTCCCCGTACGTTGTGGTGCTGTCACCATTAATCTTGCAATACGATTTGAAGCCTCTGATCCTGAATATTGCCTCACTAACTGTAAACAGCAATCAATAGCTGCGGCTGTTCCTGCTGAAGTGACGACGTTATCTTGCTGATGATAAAGGCTGTCTGACTTTACATGTAGACGAGGATAACGTTGCTGTAAATCTTCTGCATACGCCCAGTGAGTAGTGACAATCATATTATCCAACACACCTGCGGCAGCCAAAACGTAGGCGCCTAAGCAGAGACCTACCAACAATGCACCTTGTTGCCTAGCATGCTGGATTGCCGATATTAACTTTTGAGATGGTTTTACATCGGGACTAGGCCAACTTGGAATAATTACAATGTCAGAATTGGCTAGTGTTGCTAAGTTGTATTGAGGCACTAGTTGAAAGCCAGTGCTGCTGGTTACTGCTAATGCTTCTTCACTGCAAACTTTCAGTTCGAAATCTAGTAACCCAATCATTTTGGGCGCGTCACAGAACGCTATGCAAGGTACTGAGAGGTGAAAGGGGCTTATGTGCTCAAAAGCTAATACTGCAACCTGCTTGGGTTTTTTCTCGCTGTTAACCATCGTTTAGATCACATATTTGTATTATGGCCCAATCTTATCGAAATGTGGCACGCAGGTCACTGTTGGAATGTGACAAAAGTTTAGACAATTTCAAATGAAGTATTTTGACGAATTATCGATTTGGAGTGTTTAGATGTCGGAACTCATAATTAAAGTTGAACGCCCTCGAGTTGAGGCGCTATTGCAACCTTACAAAGACTCAATAGGAGATGATTATCTTGGCTATCGCAATCATGTTTACCGCACGATTACTTATGCGATGCACTTTCTAAACAACGACCAACAGTTCGAACAATTGGTTGAAACAGCCTTTGTTTACCACGACATAGGTCTTTGGACTGACCATGAGTTGGCTTATCTAGAGCCATCTGAGGCAGTTGCCTTACGCGATAACGAGAAGTACGGCTGGGGTTTAGACCCCGAGTTACTGCAAGGCGCTATTCACTGGCATCATAAGATCTTTGCGTATAAAGGCCCTCACCAAAAAGTTATAGAAGCCTGCAGAAAAGCTGATTGGATTGATGCTTCGAAAGGTATGCTTCGAAAAGGTATGGCAAAAAGCATCATCAAAAAAGTTGAAGGCACTTTCCCAAATCACGGTTTTCACGACACCCTGTTACGTCTTGCAAAAGAATATGGGGGGTCTACGCTGGTTGGAGGGATAAAAGTAACCCGCGGTATAGTTAAGTGGTAGTTATCCAACGTTGGCTTTATCTGGGGGCTCTTTAAACTGCGACATGGCAGAGTGTTCACTAATTTGTGCTTTTTGAGGGCAATATAGCGGGAAAATACGATGTTATTTGCACACGCAGCAGCTTTAAAGATTATACCGATGACTACGCATTGTAAAAATAATCGAGGGGTGGCGTTCCTGCTAGATGTCTTCTTGCAGCCAGCAGGATTAAGAGACCTTTACCGACGAGAGTTTTAAACCAGGCCTTAGCTATACAACGAACTGCCTGAGTGCCAATGTATACTTCTACTGAATTATTTTTAAACAGACTTTACCGCTAAGTGGGTCAAAATTAGACTATTGTTGACACGTTTCATTAATTGACGTCTACACACTCAACCATTTCTTTGAATGTTGCATGCCCATGCCGTTCGCCTTTGAAATACTTGTAGCTATAATAGAGTTGATTACCTCCTTTAAGCTCTAACTTGTGGCAATACATAGCTATAAAAAGCGGCTCATGACCACATCGAAGTACATATGGGTATTTTTTATCGTATGGTGCTGATGGGTATGGCCATCTTCGAGGTTGTTTTTTATATAAAAATTTTTCTTCGATTGAAGCGTAAGAGTCTATATATTTTTGCTCCATGTATTGTTTAACGTAATCTGGCGATCTGCGTGAACTTAAAATCGAAAGGAACCTATTTTCACCTGTGTTAAAAAAAGCTTCTATTAGTACCCATCCTTTTCCCTGATTCATTGATTTCCCAATTTATATACATTGACCTGAATAATAATACAAAAGCTGTATCATTATAGTTAAATAACCAATAATTACGGTTTGTGTGACCATCTTTTAATTGATGGAATA
It contains:
- a CDS encoding hydantoinase B/oxoprolinase family protein: MNNKIKQSNTAPLARVEVDTVTVDIIENALRNAREEMDAVLFRTAMSPGIREQGDCFPMIANKDGKMVVGQFGSFIHGFLSAFDGELEEGDIILTNDPYMTNAAVSHLPDWIVLVPIFKDGRHIAWSAMFGHMSDNGGMVPGSIPIKAETIFQEGIRIPPTKLYKKGVLQEDILELILHNVRTPQWNRFDLNALVAACKTAAKRCQEIAERFGDDTFYSTMEIMLERNHTAMQAIINMIVPEEPRVFEDYLCDDGVGMGPYKIRCKMWRENGKAIFDFDGTDPQAKSSINFYLNEDMFKMFFGSFTINLVDPQILFNDGFYDLVDVRIPQGSLLKPNYPAALSGRTHALGRIFDVMGGLLGQGAPEAMNAAGFSDSPHLFYSGYDANGEWFQLFQIGFGGIPGRPVGDGPDGHSLWPGFTNVPNEFIEAYFPLRVETYETIPDSGGAGLHRGGNGLSVGYRFLCDGAIAIHDDRWLTYPWGVNGGLPGKRSTKRLVRADGSVEILPAKCEGITVKAGDLLYFDTWGGGGWGDPLERDPSAVAEDVEKGLVTESGARRYGVVIQNGLVDESATAALRSELRESRGELPLFDRGGSIEEIKARALEETGLPAPVSPSFHPVRQ
- a CDS encoding isochorismatase family protein, producing the protein MQLTTSDLHTQGVEFGQRPALIVVDMSVGFVSPESPLGGHFSSQIHAAAKLIDHFYAKDLPVFFSTVVYDSPQQQSVFRTHLPSLDVLQRGSEWVSIDPRLTVSSKATIIEKTAPSAFFNTALQEQLLKQRIDSLMVCGLTTSGCVRATVVDGLSYNYPVWVVEQACGDRNADAHAANLHDMHAKYAKVVSFHHVADYFKAHSVAKPQKAGAE
- the leuC gene encoding 3-isopropylmalate dehydratase large subunit, with amino-acid sequence MAKTLYDKLWEKHYVTSVDGDALLYIDRHLIHEVTSPQAFDGLAQKGRKVRRPELTIATMDHSISTRSERLDACGPKNALQLQTLIQNCRKNDIVLYPVGDSNQGIVHVMGPEMGLILPGMTVVCGDSHTATHGALGTLAFGIGTSDVEHVLATQTIRQSKAKNMRVEFTGTLPEGVFAKDMVLALIRKIGHDGATGHVIEYCGEAIRSLSMEGRMTICNMSIEAGAKAGMVAPDEVTFAYLKDKPFSPSGKQFEDAKAQWQQLFSDCDATFDATVSIDVSSLSPHVTWGTNPGQVVGIDEPIPLTPDEGNDNTKQIAKKALDYMRLQAGDTLQGVAVSHVFIGSCTNSRIEDLREAAKIAEKGRVVEGVKAIVVPGSVRVKQIAEAEGLDKIFIKAGFEWRLPGCSMCLGMNDDVLQEGDRCASTSNRNFEGRQGRGALTHLVSPAMAAGAALTGSITDIRNLKEALL
- the leuD gene encoding 3-isopropylmalate dehydratase small subunit, with protein sequence MTPINTVSSIAIPFNHDNVDTDQLLPKQFLTEISRKGFGKHLLHDIRYLDQYEQVPNPDCVLNKTEYSGAEIFIAGDNFGCGSSREHAPWALADFGIKVIIAKSFADIFYTNCLNNQILPVALVGHAVDTLASVCQSLPSQTITVNLPKQLVTCANNEYRFNLAAHHKQNLMLGIDKIGRTLMEEGAIKTYERTSVGSM
- a CDS encoding mechanosensitive ion channel family protein, which produces MEGESLVDTQKIYAIVGLLVVVAVLFLVKRLILVRFKAKARSETSSMSDIYRVLVLSFNAPFNLLIFIVFLVLVKRIIVLFSADEKMAADVLAVFIEAGLIITVFLFFERFVTYTLKRYRDQSSIVKNTSAIAGGAVRAVFAVVAILIILNSMGISVTPVVASLGITSLAVALALQPTLENFFSGIQLVMDKPIRIGDFIELDSGEQGFVEKIGWRSTWVRMLPNNIVIMPNSKLSNSKLINYYYPERELSVPVEVGVHYSSDLEHVEKVCLEVANVVLKEHEYGVESYKPFVLFHTFDNSSINLTVMLRTREYFNRFFIKSAFIKQLKKRFDEEGIVIPFPITAVNMTQESAEELTNAGTGSTTVKR
- a CDS encoding DUF3592 domain-containing protein, with the translated sequence MTTEVSREQLRKAKLGVCFVALIALIFVIVFSINVYKGLSGPITSINWIPHQATLISVAIDETVTKSTSENRSQYTLYAPRIMYKYTTDGNEHIGRKVTWNEIYDDGFMLRLAHELKRKLAAAEPIVVYVNPHNGAESILIKNVIWEHMSMLLVGFGISWAALLWFVYILAFKLKYQK
- a CDS encoding serine hydrolase; amino-acid sequence: MKKFKLAAIRIITAAVLTTTSIYVFAPWEFGLYYLKPTPDTIEQELANAVDERLDGIIVYVDRNGEPPEFYAEGFHNRKTKTPADPRALFKIASIGKLYDASAVVKLVAKKTLSLDKTLAEYMPELSESIQYADKITLRMMIQHRSGIPNFTDVEEFDWSKSNIDGLALILDKPADFEPDTDYNYSNTNYLLLHRIMTKVLGYDYGRFIKQEMLLPLGIEDTYMSVNEVNQDRVMSGYYIGYPDDFKYLDQGMISTAEAVGKFVRALNDGSLFTDEEAEIYRGLYKYQHDGWVLGYWSRARYYADIDTVVVQFVNTTGDDTLLLSQIIHYRILDIIRKR
- a CDS encoding GlxA family transcriptional regulator, with translation MVNSEKKPKQVAVLAFEHISPFHLSVPCIAFCDAPKMIGLLDFELKVCSEEALAVTSSTGFQLVPQYNLATLANSDIVIIPSWPSPDVKPSQKLISAIQHARQQGALLVGLCLGAYVLAAAGVLDNMIVTTHWAYAEDLQQRYPRLHVKSDSLYHQQDNVVTSAGTAAAIDCCLQLVRQYSGSEASNRIARLMVTAPQRTGNQSQFIELPVPGKVTDLKLAELMDEILSDVTAPYTINVLASRLGMSRRTFTRHFRALTGQSVGQWILVQRLRLCQSLLEQTTHNIEQVSQLSGFQSVVSLRHHFKQKFGVSPSEWRKTFQLN
- a CDS encoding phosphohydrolase, giving the protein MSELIIKVERPRVEALLQPYKDSIGDDYLGYRNHVYRTITYAMHFLNNDQQFEQLVETAFVYHDIGLWTDHELAYLEPSEAVALRDNEKYGWGLDPELLQGAIHWHHKIFAYKGPHQKVIEACRKADWIDASKGMLRKGMAKSIIKKVEGTFPNHGFHDTLLRLAKEYGGSTLVGGIKVTRGIVKW